The following are encoded in a window of Glandiceps talaboti chromosome 5, keGlaTala1.1, whole genome shotgun sequence genomic DNA:
- the LOC144435320 gene encoding inactive rhomboid protein 1-like isoform X3, which translates to MQQQKVPEGHSGRLAEHHNPPTNPRETGVMRNLSQAADTDVRLIYPSETAPLNPPPRGMDRQVARQASVREKITKGTADFFGIGENCDEEQRKWKYRRSRCRKFSRRLKKDYVDQLQREKEEKEMEHLPQIVDPLARGHRFRGGDEIDAPVRQLRPTMSTGTATSSVVRRQMSRSQQRAKRDSVAKMGFKTLAIVASKMTGAPRKGTPSQSTVVHKKAPHIHSRSFAPSALLDDSDGEDELDCSFFAGHVTPRRSMPPIQEKPTDEMKQMLVTGGGEDLDELDSRPPQPKRPPDFDEADIRPVELMQLSMVPTGVGWKKKAPDKRFHVASTKPEGIRRNKIDLDSILDAAFDNSDRHEYGKGLVGRWLHTSYKPERMDTMVEEQLEDLDADHRPYFTYWITFVHIVITLIAVIVYGFGPIGFTQREQSALVLMSNLAVENVGFYEPENFWLGPRSADLIHLGAKYSPCMHKDIKVVQAMEQDKKIENNTGCCVRNDNSGCWQSEQKYCSETFALWLKWPDNSPAEYTEGVNRVSGSVCGQDPRACISPGDVVPHKWPDDITEWPICTQPRENSSLLNMNCAMTGHPCCIGLQGECQIHTREYCDFVNGYFHEEATLCSQVKCMDSMCGLIMFADPEYPDQFYRLWLSLFLHAGLIHCALTVVFHMTVLRDLEKLAGWVRISIIYMLSGIGGNLLSAIFIPYRAEVGPAGSLFGILACLIVEVLQSWQLLEEPCKALGKLLGIVGILLILGMLPWIDNFAHIGGFLSGILLAFTFLPYIHFGEFDRKRKIIMMVVSFIVYLALMTVGFLVFYLYPVTDCTWCYYLNCIPFTESFCANMDMELKERQYEY; encoded by the exons GAAAATTACCAAAGGTACAGCTGACTTTTTTGGTATTGGCGAGAATTGTGATGAGGAACAAAGAAAATGGAAGTATAGACGTTCCCGATGTAGAAAATTCAGTCGTCGTTTGAAGAAAGATTATGTCGATCAATTGCAGAGAGAGAAGGAGGAGAAGGAAATGGAACACCTTCCACAAATTGTTGACCCACTCG CTAGAGGTCATCGTTTCCGTGGTGGTGATGAGATTGATGCTCCCGTCAGGCAGCTGAGACCAACTATGAGTACAGGTACAGCTACTAGCAGTGTTGTAAGGAGACAAATGTCAAGGTCCCAGCAGAGAGCCAAACGAGATTCAGTGGCCAAGATGGGCTTCAAGACTCTAGCCATCGTTGCTTCCAAAATGACT GGTGCACCAAGAAAGGGAACACCATCTCAGAGTACAGTGGTACATAAAAAGGCACCGCATATTCACAGTCGTAGTTTTGCACCATCAGCATTACTTGATGACAGTGATGGTGAAGATGAATTGGACTGTTCATTCTTTGCAGGACATGTG ACACCCAGGAGATCTATGCCACCCATCCAGGAGAAACCCACAGATGAAATGAAGCAGATGTTGGTGACAGGTGGTGGTGAGGATCTCGATGAACTTGATTCTAGGCCACCTCAGCCGAAACGTCCTCCAGACTTTGATGAGGCAGATATCAGACCGGTAGAACTTATGCAGCTTTCTATGGT ACCGACTGGAGTTGGATGGAAGAAGAAAGCTCCTGACAAGAGATTCCATGTAGCTTCAACCAAACCAGAGGGCATACGACGAAACAAGATTGACCTTGACTCAATACTTGATGCCGCTTTTGATAACTCTGACCGACATGAATACGGTAAAGGTCTTGTTGGTAGGTGGCTTCATACCAGCTACAAACCGGAACGGATGGATACCATGGTTGAAGAGCAGTTAGAAGATTTAGATGCTGATCATAG ACCATACTTCACATATTGGATCACCTTTGTACATATTGTGATTACACTGATAGCTGTCATCGTCTATGGATTTGGACCTATAGGATTTACGCAGAGAGAACAGTCAGCCTTG gttttgatgtcaaatttaGCCGTAGAGAATGTAGGATTTTATGAACCTGAAAACTTCTGGTTAGGACCAAGATCG GCAGATTTGATACACCTGGGGGCCAAATATTCACCATGTATGCACAAAGATATCAAAGTAGTGCAGGCTATGGAACAAGAcaagaaaatagaaaacaatacAGGATGCTGTGTTCGTAATGACAACTCTGGATGTTGGCAGTCAGAACAGAAATATTGCTCA GAAACCTTCGCTCTCTGGTTAAAATGGCCAGATAATTCACCTGCTGAATATACTGAAGGTGTGAACAGAGTATCTGGTTCAGTATGTGGTCAGGATCCAAg AGCATGTATTTCACCAGGTGATGTGGTTCCTCACAAGTGGCCTGACGATATCACAGAATGGCCAATCTGTACACAACCTAGAGAAAATAGCAGTCTACTGAACATGAATTGTGCAATGACAGGTCATCCATGTTGTATTGGTCTCCAAGGAGAATGTCAGATTCATACCAGGGAGTACTGTGACTTTGTCAATGGTTACTTCCATGAGGAGGCTACACTCTGTTCACAG GTGAAATGTATGGATAGTATGTGTGGACTGATAATGTTTGCAGACCCTGAATATCCAGACCAGTTCTACAGGCTCTGGTTGTCATTATTTCTCCATGCTGG GTTAATTCACTGCGCATTAACAGTTGTCTTCCATATGACAGTGCTACGAGATTTAGAAAAATTGGCTGGTTGGGTTAGAATATCCATCATATACATGCTTAGTGGTATTGGAGGAAATCTGCTGAGTGCTATCTTTATACCATACAGAGCTGAG GTTGGACCTGCAGGCTCATTATTTGGTATCCTAGCTTGTCTGATTGTAGAAGTTCTCCAAAGCTGGCAACTACTCGAGGAACCTTGCAAAGCACTTGGAAAACTGTTAGGAATTGTTGGCATCCTTCTCATACTGGGAATGCTTCCATGGATTGACAACTTTGCCCATATCGGTGGATTTCTCTCCGGCATCCTCCTGGCGTTCACATTCCTTCCGTACATTCATTTCGGGGAATTTGACAGGAAGCGGAAAATTATCATGATGGTTGTTAGCTTCATTGTTTACCTGGCGCTGATGACTGTGGGCTTTCTGGTGTTTTACTTATACCCAGTCACAGACTGTACTTGGTGCTACTATCTCAACTGTATACCATTTACAGAGTCTTTCTGTGCCAACATGGACATGGAGCTCAAAGAACGACAGTATGAATACTAG
- the LOC144435320 gene encoding inactive rhomboid protein 1-like isoform X1 yields the protein MQQQKVPEGHSGRLAEHHNPPTNPRETGVMRNLSQAADTDVRLIYPSETAPLNPPPRGMDRQVARQASVREKITKGTADFFGIGENCDEEQRKWKYRRSRCRKFSRRLKKDYVDQLQREKEEKEMEHLPQIVDPLARGHRFRGGDEIDAPVRQLRPTMSTGTATSSVVRRQMSRSQQRAKRDSVAKMGFKTLAIVASKMTGAPRKGTPSQSTVVHKKAPHIHSRSFAPSALLDDSDGEDELDCSFFAGHVFSPSSESLYDEVFFDFSPKTPRRSMPPIQEKPTDEMKQMLVTGGGEDLDELDSRPPQPKRPPDFDEADIRPVELMQLSMVPTGVGWKKKAPDKRFHVASTKPEGIRRNKIDLDSILDAAFDNSDRHEYGKGLVGRWLHTSYKPERMDTMVEEQLEDLDADHRPYFTYWITFVHIVITLIAVIVYGFGPIGFTQREQSALVLMSNLAVENVGFYEPENFWLGPRSADLIHLGAKYSPCMHKDIKVVQAMEQDKKIENNTGCCVRNDNSGCWQSEQKYCSETFALWLKWPDNSPAEYTEGVNRVSGSVCGQDPRACISPGDVVPHKWPDDITEWPICTQPRENSSLLNMNCAMTGHPCCIGLQGECQIHTREYCDFVNGYFHEEATLCSQVKCMDSMCGLIMFADPEYPDQFYRLWLSLFLHAGLIHCALTVVFHMTVLRDLEKLAGWVRISIIYMLSGIGGNLLSAIFIPYRAEVGPAGSLFGILACLIVEVLQSWQLLEEPCKALGKLLGIVGILLILGMLPWIDNFAHIGGFLSGILLAFTFLPYIHFGEFDRKRKIIMMVVSFIVYLALMTVGFLVFYLYPVTDCTWCYYLNCIPFTESFCANMDMELKERQYEY from the exons GAAAATTACCAAAGGTACAGCTGACTTTTTTGGTATTGGCGAGAATTGTGATGAGGAACAAAGAAAATGGAAGTATAGACGTTCCCGATGTAGAAAATTCAGTCGTCGTTTGAAGAAAGATTATGTCGATCAATTGCAGAGAGAGAAGGAGGAGAAGGAAATGGAACACCTTCCACAAATTGTTGACCCACTCG CTAGAGGTCATCGTTTCCGTGGTGGTGATGAGATTGATGCTCCCGTCAGGCAGCTGAGACCAACTATGAGTACAGGTACAGCTACTAGCAGTGTTGTAAGGAGACAAATGTCAAGGTCCCAGCAGAGAGCCAAACGAGATTCAGTGGCCAAGATGGGCTTCAAGACTCTAGCCATCGTTGCTTCCAAAATGACT GGTGCACCAAGAAAGGGAACACCATCTCAGAGTACAGTGGTACATAAAAAGGCACCGCATATTCACAGTCGTAGTTTTGCACCATCAGCATTACTTGATGACAGTGATGGTGAAGATGAATTGGACTGTTCATTCTTTGCAGGACATGTG TTTTCCCCATCATCAGAGTCATTGTATGATGAGGTGTTCTTTGATTTCTCACCAAAGACACCCAGGAGATCTATGCCACCCATCCAGGAGAAACCCACAGATGAAATGAAGCAGATGTTGGTGACAGGTGGTGGTGAGGATCTCGATGAACTTGATTCTAGGCCACCTCAGCCGAAACGTCCTCCAGACTTTGATGAGGCAGATATCAGACCGGTAGAACTTATGCAGCTTTCTATGGT ACCGACTGGAGTTGGATGGAAGAAGAAAGCTCCTGACAAGAGATTCCATGTAGCTTCAACCAAACCAGAGGGCATACGACGAAACAAGATTGACCTTGACTCAATACTTGATGCCGCTTTTGATAACTCTGACCGACATGAATACGGTAAAGGTCTTGTTGGTAGGTGGCTTCATACCAGCTACAAACCGGAACGGATGGATACCATGGTTGAAGAGCAGTTAGAAGATTTAGATGCTGATCATAG ACCATACTTCACATATTGGATCACCTTTGTACATATTGTGATTACACTGATAGCTGTCATCGTCTATGGATTTGGACCTATAGGATTTACGCAGAGAGAACAGTCAGCCTTG gttttgatgtcaaatttaGCCGTAGAGAATGTAGGATTTTATGAACCTGAAAACTTCTGGTTAGGACCAAGATCG GCAGATTTGATACACCTGGGGGCCAAATATTCACCATGTATGCACAAAGATATCAAAGTAGTGCAGGCTATGGAACAAGAcaagaaaatagaaaacaatacAGGATGCTGTGTTCGTAATGACAACTCTGGATGTTGGCAGTCAGAACAGAAATATTGCTCA GAAACCTTCGCTCTCTGGTTAAAATGGCCAGATAATTCACCTGCTGAATATACTGAAGGTGTGAACAGAGTATCTGGTTCAGTATGTGGTCAGGATCCAAg AGCATGTATTTCACCAGGTGATGTGGTTCCTCACAAGTGGCCTGACGATATCACAGAATGGCCAATCTGTACACAACCTAGAGAAAATAGCAGTCTACTGAACATGAATTGTGCAATGACAGGTCATCCATGTTGTATTGGTCTCCAAGGAGAATGTCAGATTCATACCAGGGAGTACTGTGACTTTGTCAATGGTTACTTCCATGAGGAGGCTACACTCTGTTCACAG GTGAAATGTATGGATAGTATGTGTGGACTGATAATGTTTGCAGACCCTGAATATCCAGACCAGTTCTACAGGCTCTGGTTGTCATTATTTCTCCATGCTGG GTTAATTCACTGCGCATTAACAGTTGTCTTCCATATGACAGTGCTACGAGATTTAGAAAAATTGGCTGGTTGGGTTAGAATATCCATCATATACATGCTTAGTGGTATTGGAGGAAATCTGCTGAGTGCTATCTTTATACCATACAGAGCTGAG GTTGGACCTGCAGGCTCATTATTTGGTATCCTAGCTTGTCTGATTGTAGAAGTTCTCCAAAGCTGGCAACTACTCGAGGAACCTTGCAAAGCACTTGGAAAACTGTTAGGAATTGTTGGCATCCTTCTCATACTGGGAATGCTTCCATGGATTGACAACTTTGCCCATATCGGTGGATTTCTCTCCGGCATCCTCCTGGCGTTCACATTCCTTCCGTACATTCATTTCGGGGAATTTGACAGGAAGCGGAAAATTATCATGATGGTTGTTAGCTTCATTGTTTACCTGGCGCTGATGACTGTGGGCTTTCTGGTGTTTTACTTATACCCAGTCACAGACTGTACTTGGTGCTACTATCTCAACTGTATACCATTTACAGAGTCTTTCTGTGCCAACATGGACATGGAGCTCAAAGAACGACAGTATGAATACTAG
- the LOC144435320 gene encoding inactive rhomboid protein 1-like isoform X2: MHKPKVPEGHSGRLAEHHNPPTNPRETGVMRNLSQAADTDVRLIYPSETAPLNPPPRGMDRQVARQASVREKITKGTADFFGIGENCDEEQRKWKYRRSRCRKFSRRLKKDYVDQLQREKEEKEMEHLPQIVDPLARGHRFRGGDEIDAPVRQLRPTMSTGTATSSVVRRQMSRSQQRAKRDSVAKMGFKTLAIVASKMTGAPRKGTPSQSTVVHKKAPHIHSRSFAPSALLDDSDGEDELDCSFFAGHVFSPSSESLYDEVFFDFSPKTPRRSMPPIQEKPTDEMKQMLVTGGGEDLDELDSRPPQPKRPPDFDEADIRPVELMQLSMVPTGVGWKKKAPDKRFHVASTKPEGIRRNKIDLDSILDAAFDNSDRHEYGKGLVGRWLHTSYKPERMDTMVEEQLEDLDADHRPYFTYWITFVHIVITLIAVIVYGFGPIGFTQREQSALVLMSNLAVENVGFYEPENFWLGPRSADLIHLGAKYSPCMHKDIKVVQAMEQDKKIENNTGCCVRNDNSGCWQSEQKYCSETFALWLKWPDNSPAEYTEGVNRVSGSVCGQDPRACISPGDVVPHKWPDDITEWPICTQPRENSSLLNMNCAMTGHPCCIGLQGECQIHTREYCDFVNGYFHEEATLCSQVKCMDSMCGLIMFADPEYPDQFYRLWLSLFLHAGLIHCALTVVFHMTVLRDLEKLAGWVRISIIYMLSGIGGNLLSAIFIPYRAEVGPAGSLFGILACLIVEVLQSWQLLEEPCKALGKLLGIVGILLILGMLPWIDNFAHIGGFLSGILLAFTFLPYIHFGEFDRKRKIIMMVVSFIVYLALMTVGFLVFYLYPVTDCTWCYYLNCIPFTESFCANMDMELKERQYEY, encoded by the exons GAAAATTACCAAAGGTACAGCTGACTTTTTTGGTATTGGCGAGAATTGTGATGAGGAACAAAGAAAATGGAAGTATAGACGTTCCCGATGTAGAAAATTCAGTCGTCGTTTGAAGAAAGATTATGTCGATCAATTGCAGAGAGAGAAGGAGGAGAAGGAAATGGAACACCTTCCACAAATTGTTGACCCACTCG CTAGAGGTCATCGTTTCCGTGGTGGTGATGAGATTGATGCTCCCGTCAGGCAGCTGAGACCAACTATGAGTACAGGTACAGCTACTAGCAGTGTTGTAAGGAGACAAATGTCAAGGTCCCAGCAGAGAGCCAAACGAGATTCAGTGGCCAAGATGGGCTTCAAGACTCTAGCCATCGTTGCTTCCAAAATGACT GGTGCACCAAGAAAGGGAACACCATCTCAGAGTACAGTGGTACATAAAAAGGCACCGCATATTCACAGTCGTAGTTTTGCACCATCAGCATTACTTGATGACAGTGATGGTGAAGATGAATTGGACTGTTCATTCTTTGCAGGACATGTG TTTTCCCCATCATCAGAGTCATTGTATGATGAGGTGTTCTTTGATTTCTCACCAAAGACACCCAGGAGATCTATGCCACCCATCCAGGAGAAACCCACAGATGAAATGAAGCAGATGTTGGTGACAGGTGGTGGTGAGGATCTCGATGAACTTGATTCTAGGCCACCTCAGCCGAAACGTCCTCCAGACTTTGATGAGGCAGATATCAGACCGGTAGAACTTATGCAGCTTTCTATGGT ACCGACTGGAGTTGGATGGAAGAAGAAAGCTCCTGACAAGAGATTCCATGTAGCTTCAACCAAACCAGAGGGCATACGACGAAACAAGATTGACCTTGACTCAATACTTGATGCCGCTTTTGATAACTCTGACCGACATGAATACGGTAAAGGTCTTGTTGGTAGGTGGCTTCATACCAGCTACAAACCGGAACGGATGGATACCATGGTTGAAGAGCAGTTAGAAGATTTAGATGCTGATCATAG ACCATACTTCACATATTGGATCACCTTTGTACATATTGTGATTACACTGATAGCTGTCATCGTCTATGGATTTGGACCTATAGGATTTACGCAGAGAGAACAGTCAGCCTTG gttttgatgtcaaatttaGCCGTAGAGAATGTAGGATTTTATGAACCTGAAAACTTCTGGTTAGGACCAAGATCG GCAGATTTGATACACCTGGGGGCCAAATATTCACCATGTATGCACAAAGATATCAAAGTAGTGCAGGCTATGGAACAAGAcaagaaaatagaaaacaatacAGGATGCTGTGTTCGTAATGACAACTCTGGATGTTGGCAGTCAGAACAGAAATATTGCTCA GAAACCTTCGCTCTCTGGTTAAAATGGCCAGATAATTCACCTGCTGAATATACTGAAGGTGTGAACAGAGTATCTGGTTCAGTATGTGGTCAGGATCCAAg AGCATGTATTTCACCAGGTGATGTGGTTCCTCACAAGTGGCCTGACGATATCACAGAATGGCCAATCTGTACACAACCTAGAGAAAATAGCAGTCTACTGAACATGAATTGTGCAATGACAGGTCATCCATGTTGTATTGGTCTCCAAGGAGAATGTCAGATTCATACCAGGGAGTACTGTGACTTTGTCAATGGTTACTTCCATGAGGAGGCTACACTCTGTTCACAG GTGAAATGTATGGATAGTATGTGTGGACTGATAATGTTTGCAGACCCTGAATATCCAGACCAGTTCTACAGGCTCTGGTTGTCATTATTTCTCCATGCTGG GTTAATTCACTGCGCATTAACAGTTGTCTTCCATATGACAGTGCTACGAGATTTAGAAAAATTGGCTGGTTGGGTTAGAATATCCATCATATACATGCTTAGTGGTATTGGAGGAAATCTGCTGAGTGCTATCTTTATACCATACAGAGCTGAG GTTGGACCTGCAGGCTCATTATTTGGTATCCTAGCTTGTCTGATTGTAGAAGTTCTCCAAAGCTGGCAACTACTCGAGGAACCTTGCAAAGCACTTGGAAAACTGTTAGGAATTGTTGGCATCCTTCTCATACTGGGAATGCTTCCATGGATTGACAACTTTGCCCATATCGGTGGATTTCTCTCCGGCATCCTCCTGGCGTTCACATTCCTTCCGTACATTCATTTCGGGGAATTTGACAGGAAGCGGAAAATTATCATGATGGTTGTTAGCTTCATTGTTTACCTGGCGCTGATGACTGTGGGCTTTCTGGTGTTTTACTTATACCCAGTCACAGACTGTACTTGGTGCTACTATCTCAACTGTATACCATTTACAGAGTCTTTCTGTGCCAACATGGACATGGAGCTCAAAGAACGACAGTATGAATACTAG